Proteins encoded by one window of Acetivibrio thermocellus ATCC 27405:
- a CDS encoding M24 family metallopeptidase has protein sequence MVKRVPLEELKARMERFRTMMNQYNPEWKMAVIFSKINIYYFTGTMPEGMLLIPREDEAVLWVRRSFERAKDESLFPEIRPMNSYRDAVGSYQNLPDTVYLETEFVPIAMFQRFQKYFPFKNVKPLDMVIAKLRSVKSSYELEIVKQAGEIHKRVLEERVPEILEEGMTEAELATRLFSVMVEEGHQGISRFSMFDTEMVIGHICFGESSIYPTYFNGPGGCYGLSPAVPLLGSRERRLKKGDLVFIDVACGVDGYHTDKTMTYMFGSPLPDEAIENHKKCVDIQNKIASMLKPGAIPANIYRDIMDSLDEKFHQNFMGFGKRKVKFLGHGIGLQVDEMPVIAEGFNEPLKEGMVLALEPKKGIENVGMVGIENTFIVTGQGGKCITGDNPGLIPLY, from the coding sequence ATGGTAAAGAGGGTACCTTTGGAAGAGCTTAAGGCACGTATGGAGCGGTTCCGTACAATGATGAATCAATATAATCCCGAATGGAAAATGGCAGTGATATTCAGTAAAATTAACATATACTATTTTACCGGAACCATGCCTGAGGGCATGCTTTTGATTCCTCGGGAAGATGAGGCGGTACTGTGGGTTCGCAGGAGTTTTGAAAGGGCAAAGGATGAATCGCTGTTTCCTGAAATCAGACCTATGAATAGTTACAGGGATGCGGTGGGAAGCTACCAAAATTTGCCGGATACGGTTTATCTTGAGACGGAGTTTGTCCCCATAGCGATGTTTCAGAGGTTTCAAAAGTATTTTCCTTTTAAAAATGTGAAGCCTTTGGATATGGTGATTGCAAAACTACGGTCAGTTAAAAGCAGTTATGAGCTGGAGATAGTGAAACAAGCCGGGGAAATTCACAAAAGAGTACTGGAGGAACGGGTGCCGGAAATTCTTGAAGAAGGCATGACTGAGGCGGAACTTGCAACCAGGCTGTTTTCCGTAATGGTGGAGGAGGGACACCAGGGAATATCCCGTTTTTCGATGTTTGATACCGAAATGGTTATAGGGCATATCTGCTTTGGTGAAAGTTCCATTTATCCCACATATTTCAACGGGCCGGGAGGATGCTATGGCTTAAGCCCTGCCGTGCCGCTTTTGGGCAGCCGTGAACGCAGGCTCAAAAAGGGTGATTTGGTGTTTATTGATGTAGCCTGTGGAGTTGACGGATACCATACCGATAAAACCATGACATACATGTTTGGCTCTCCGCTTCCCGATGAGGCCATTGAGAATCACAAAAAATGTGTTGACATTCAAAATAAAATTGCCTCAATGCTAAAACCCGGAGCAATACCTGCCAATATTTACAGGGATATAATGGACAGCCTTGATGAAAAGTTTCATCAAAACTTTATGGGATTTGGAAAGCGGAAGGTAAAGTTTTTAGGCCATGGAATTGGACTGCAGGTGGATGAAATGCCTGTTATTGCCGAAGGTTTTAATGAACCTCTGAAGGAAGGAATGGTGCTGGCTTTAGAGCCGAAAAAGGGGATTGAAAACGTAGGAATGGTTGGAATTGAGAATACTTTTATAGTGACCGGACAGGGAGGAAAGTGTATAACGGGAGACAACCCCGGATTGATACCTTTGTATTAG
- a CDS encoding M48 family metallopeptidase: MEKVQSISNGTNSISYTLTRSRRKTVGIRITENGEVKVAAPLNIPDRQLKDIILKKLPWILRKQEELRKICEESRLENKFADGETFLYLGKEYTLRIAKGVLPEGVNLEENYIVVAADETKVSVNGPQYIRNVLKNFYVNQFVDIAKTRMDFFSPKIGVCPRKLTVREQKTRWGSCSSKGNISLNWKLVMAPMEVIDYVIVHELCHMKEMNHSKNYWNIVKSIIPDFELRRKWLKDNGHRLLM; this comes from the coding sequence ATGGAAAAAGTCCAGAGCATATCCAACGGAACAAACAGTATTTCATATACTCTTACCCGAAGCCGAAGGAAAACTGTTGGCATAAGGATAACGGAAAACGGTGAGGTGAAAGTTGCGGCTCCTTTGAATATCCCGGACAGGCAGCTGAAAGATATAATACTCAAGAAGCTACCTTGGATTTTAAGAAAGCAGGAGGAGCTTAGGAAAATATGTGAAGAATCTCGGCTTGAAAATAAGTTCGCGGACGGGGAGACTTTTTTGTATCTTGGAAAGGAATATACTTTAAGAATTGCAAAAGGAGTACTGCCCGAAGGGGTTAATTTGGAAGAAAACTATATCGTTGTTGCAGCGGACGAGACAAAAGTCTCTGTGAACGGACCTCAATATATACGAAATGTTTTAAAGAATTTTTATGTTAATCAGTTTGTTGATATTGCAAAAACAAGGATGGATTTTTTCTCTCCTAAAATAGGTGTTTGCCCGCGGAAATTGACTGTCAGAGAACAAAAGACCCGCTGGGGAAGCTGTAGCAGCAAGGGTAATATCAGCCTTAACTGGAAGCTGGTCATGGCTCCGATGGAAGTTATCGATTATGTTATTGTGCACGAGCTTTGCCATATGAAAGAAATGAATCATTCGAAAAATTATTGGAACATTGTAAAATCCATAATTCCCGACTTTGAGCTGAGACGAAAGTGGCTTAAGGACAACGGCCACCGTTTGCTAATGTAG
- a CDS encoding glycoside hydrolase family 9 protein, translating to MKKILAFLLTVALVAVVAIPQAVVSFAADFNYGEALQKAIMFYEFQRSGKLPENKRNNWRGDSALNDGADNGLDLTGGWYDAGDHVKFNLPMAYAVTMLAWSVYESRDAYVQSGQLPYILDNIKWATDYFIKCHPSPNVYYYQVGDGALDHSWWGPAEVMQMPRPSFKVDLTNPGSTVVAETAAAMAASSIVFKPTDPEYAATLLRHAKELFTFADTTRSDAGYRAAEGYYSSHSGFYDELTWASIWLYLATGDQSYLDKAESYEPHWERERGTTLISYSWAHCWDNKLYGSLLLLAKITGKSYYKQCIENHLDYWTVGFNGSRVQYTPKGLAYLDRWGSLRYATTQAFLASVYADWSGCDPAKAAVYKEFAKKQVDYALGSTGRSFVVGFGKNPPRNPHHRTAHSSWSALMTEPAECRHILVGALVGGPDGSDSYVDRLDDYQCNEVANDYNAGFVGALAKMYEKYGGEPIPNFVAFETPGEEFYVEAAVNAAGPGFVNIKASIINKSGWPARGSDKLSAKYFVDISEAVAKGITLDQITVQSTTNGGAKVSQLLPWDPDNHIYYVNIDFTGINIFPGGINEYKRDVYFTITAPYGEGNWDNTNDFSFQGLEQGFTSKKTEYIPLYDGNVRVWGKVPDGGSEPDPTPTITVGPTPSVTPTSVPGIMLGDVNFDGRINSTDYSRLKRYVIKSLEFTDPEEHQKFIAAADVDGNGRINSTDLYVLNRYILKLIEKFPAEQ from the coding sequence TTGAAGAAAATTTTGGCGTTTTTGCTGACAGTTGCGCTGGTGGCAGTAGTGGCCATTCCACAAGCCGTGGTAAGTTTTGCTGCGGATTTCAACTATGGTGAGGCACTTCAGAAAGCAATAATGTTTTATGAGTTCCAGCGCTCGGGAAAACTGCCCGAAAACAAAAGAAACAACTGGCGTGGAGATTCCGCTCTTAATGACGGCGCAGACAACGGTTTGGACCTTACAGGCGGTTGGTATGATGCCGGTGACCATGTAAAGTTCAACCTTCCGATGGCCTATGCCGTTACCATGCTCGCATGGAGTGTTTATGAATCCCGGGATGCGTATGTACAAAGCGGACAGCTTCCTTACATACTGGACAATATTAAATGGGCTACCGACTACTTTATAAAATGCCATCCAAGTCCAAATGTATATTATTATCAGGTGGGAGACGGAGCATTGGACCATTCATGGTGGGGACCTGCTGAAGTAATGCAGATGCCAAGACCGTCCTTCAAAGTGGATTTGACCAATCCGGGTTCGACTGTGGTTGCTGAGACGGCAGCGGCTATGGCTGCATCCTCAATTGTTTTCAAGCCTACAGACCCGGAATATGCTGCCACACTTTTAAGGCATGCGAAAGAACTCTTTACTTTTGCCGACACCACAAGAAGTGACGCAGGATATAGAGCGGCAGAGGGATACTATTCATCCCACAGCGGTTTTTATGATGAACTTACCTGGGCGAGTATATGGCTGTATCTTGCAACAGGAGACCAGTCTTATCTTGATAAAGCAGAATCCTATGAACCTCATTGGGAAAGGGAAAGAGGTACAACTTTAATTAGTTATTCCTGGGCTCATTGCTGGGATAACAAATTGTACGGTTCTTTGCTTTTGTTAGCAAAAATTACCGGCAAGTCTTATTACAAGCAATGTATTGAAAACCATCTTGACTATTGGACCGTCGGATTTAACGGAAGCAGAGTTCAATATACTCCAAAAGGACTCGCATATCTTGACAGATGGGGTTCATTGAGATATGCAACCACACAGGCGTTCCTTGCCAGCGTTTATGCGGACTGGTCCGGCTGTGACCCGGCTAAGGCGGCTGTCTACAAGGAATTTGCAAAAAAACAGGTGGATTATGCATTAGGAAGCACAGGAAGAAGCTTTGTAGTAGGTTTTGGAAAAAATCCGCCAAGAAATCCTCACCACAGGACGGCCCACAGCTCATGGAGCGCTTTAATGACCGAACCTGCGGAGTGCAGACATATTCTGGTGGGTGCATTGGTTGGCGGACCGGACGGTTCGGATTCATATGTTGACAGGCTCGATGATTATCAGTGCAATGAGGTGGCCAACGACTATAATGCTGGATTTGTAGGTGCTCTTGCCAAGATGTATGAGAAGTATGGCGGAGAACCGATTCCGAATTTCGTTGCTTTTGAAACACCGGGGGAAGAATTTTATGTTGAAGCTGCGGTAAATGCTGCAGGACCCGGTTTTGTAAATATCAAAGCTTCAATAATCAACAAGTCCGGTTGGCCGGCAAGAGGTTCAGATAAATTGTCAGCCAAGTATTTTGTCGATATTTCCGAAGCTGTTGCAAAAGGCATTACTTTGGATCAAATTACCGTTCAGTCGACTACTAATGGCGGAGCCAAGGTTTCACAGCTTCTTCCGTGGGATCCGGACAATCATATTTATTATGTAAACATTGACTTTACGGGAATAAACATATTCCCCGGAGGAATAAATGAATACAAGAGGGATGTATATTTCACTATTACGGCGCCGTATGGAGAGGGTAACTGGGACAATACCAACGACTTCTCCTTCCAGGGACTTGAGCAGGGCTTTACAAGCAAAAAGACTGAATATATACCGTTGTATGACGGTAATGTGAGAGTATGGGGTAAAGTACCGGACGGAGGTTCGGAGCCCGATCCGACGCCGACAATCACCGTTGGCCCCACTCCTTCGGTTACACCGACATCAGTACCTGGAATAATGCTCGGAGATGTGAATTTTGACGGAAGAATAAACTCGACGGATTATTCACGCTTAAAAAGATATGTAATAAAGTCTTTGGAATTCACAGATCCTGAAGAGCACCAGAAGTTCATTGCAGCTGCGGATGTTGACGGGAACGGAAGAATAAACTCCACAGATTTGTATGTGCTCAACAGGTACATATTAAAACTTATTGAAAAATTCCCGGCTGAACAGTAA
- a CDS encoding PP2C family protein-serine/threonine phosphatase: MLKRSFAIGALTDIGNVKKTNEDNILVKVGDKKNGEFGLFLVADGMGGLAAGEVASGIIVNEFNLWWERQLPGILNQEGNTVLDTDTVLNAISWELDRLIQDINKKIIRFGLSINAKVGSTLTLLFIYQNKYLIKHVGDSRIYRINSSITKLTEDHSWVAQQVKEGKIKEEEAKYHPKRNILTRCLGVMENLEIFEACGDISDDDGFLVCSDGFHNYLDEHEIYCSLSSCKKEDADVQKTLRELLEIVKLRGAADNISAVAVCQHIYRDYSDSILNIKGIINRITGNFGGW; the protein is encoded by the coding sequence ATGCTGAAAAGAAGCTTTGCAATCGGAGCATTGACTGATATAGGAAACGTGAAGAAAACCAATGAGGATAACATTCTTGTTAAAGTAGGAGATAAAAAAAATGGTGAATTCGGTCTTTTTTTAGTGGCCGACGGAATGGGAGGACTTGCCGCGGGAGAGGTGGCAAGCGGGATTATTGTAAATGAGTTCAATTTGTGGTGGGAACGGCAACTTCCCGGGATTTTAAACCAGGAAGGAAATACGGTCTTGGACACAGATACGGTTTTAAATGCTATAAGCTGGGAGCTGGACAGGCTTATACAGGACATAAACAAAAAAATTATCCGCTTTGGATTATCAATTAATGCCAAGGTTGGTTCGACTCTGACATTGCTTTTTATTTATCAGAACAAATATCTTATAAAACACGTAGGGGACAGCAGAATATACAGAATTAACAGTTCCATCACAAAACTTACGGAAGATCATTCGTGGGTTGCCCAGCAAGTAAAGGAAGGGAAGATAAAAGAGGAGGAAGCAAAGTATCATCCGAAAAGAAACATACTTACCAGATGCCTTGGAGTTATGGAGAATTTGGAGATATTTGAAGCTTGCGGTGATATTTCGGACGATGACGGATTTTTGGTTTGCAGCGACGGATTTCACAACTATCTTGATGAGCATGAAATATATTGTTCCCTTTCTTCCTGTAAAAAAGAAGATGCTGACGTTCAAAAAACTTTAAGGGAGCTTCTTGAGATAGTGAAATTAAGAGGAGCTGCCGACAATATTTCAGCTGTTGCGGTATGCCAGCATATATACAGAGATTACAGCGACAGTATATTGAATATTAAAGGAATAATTAACAGGATAACGGGTAATTTTGGCGGGTGGTGA
- a CDS encoding A24 family peptidase: MIALVSDIRHYKIRNKLTFSFMFIGIVTNLVLDGVRGLLDSLLGIIVPFLLLIVLYALRMLGAGDVKLFSAIGAVLGVRAALWIMAYSFLAGGVIALIILIINRNGKERLMHLFNYLKTVFLTFSIQPYTNFEDKDGKAVFRMTYAITCGVMVFFVEVMLKMK, translated from the coding sequence CTGATTGCTCTTGTAAGCGACATTCGGCACTACAAGATAAGAAACAAACTTACTTTTTCATTTATGTTTATAGGAATTGTGACCAATCTCGTATTGGATGGAGTACGGGGACTTTTAGATTCTTTGCTTGGTATTATTGTCCCCTTTTTATTGTTGATTGTATTATACGCTTTAAGGATGCTGGGAGCCGGAGATGTTAAGCTTTTTAGCGCAATAGGAGCCGTTTTGGGGGTTAGAGCCGCGCTTTGGATAATGGCCTATTCTTTTTTGGCGGGAGGTGTAATTGCATTAATTATCCTTATTATCAATCGAAACGGAAAAGAAAGATTGATGCATTTATTTAATTATTTAAAGACTGTTTTTCTCACATTCAGCATACAGCCTTACACCAATTTTGAAGATAAGGACGGAAAAGCCGTATTCAGAATGACATATGCGATAACATGCGGGGTTATGGTGTTTTTTGTTGAAGTAATGCTTAAGATGAAGTAG
- a CDS encoding Fur family transcriptional regulator translates to MGKTTDDILAKIGCKNTKSRKAVIEVLENAENPLSAEDIFLCIKKQGSSVNLSTVYRTLDLMESKSVVNKIVMMDGKARYELTVDGHRHHLVCTNCHKSVPIDFCPLENMEKDIGMRSDFDITGHKIEIYGICPNCKKE, encoded by the coding sequence ATGGGAAAAACAACGGATGATATATTGGCTAAAATTGGATGTAAAAACACAAAATCAAGGAAAGCAGTTATTGAGGTTCTTGAAAATGCTGAGAATCCTCTTTCTGCAGAGGATATATTTTTATGCATAAAAAAACAGGGTTCGTCCGTCAATCTGTCCACTGTTTACAGAACCCTTGACCTTATGGAAAGCAAATCCGTTGTAAACAAGATTGTGATGATGGACGGTAAAGCAAGGTATGAGCTTACGGTGGACGGTCACAGGCATCATTTGGTCTGTACAAATTGCCATAAATCAGTGCCGATAGATTTTTGCCCTTTGGAAAATATGGAAAAGGATATCGGTATGAGAAGTGATTTTGACATAACCGGTCATAAAATTGAAATCTATGGTATCTGCCCTAATTGTAAAAAAGAATAA
- a CDS encoding metal ABC transporter substrate-binding protein has protein sequence MRKNTKKVAFLVACLVFLITGCFGNSKVGERKDSDKINVYASFYTMYDFANKIGGDRINLVNIMPAGTEPHHWEPSPKDILEIEKADVFIYNGAGMEPWVEKVLGSITNKELVVVETSKNIELLRGGHYHDEENAEEESDGHDDLAYDPHVWLSPKNAKKQMEAIKDAFVKADPENKEYYEKNFEDNVKKLDDLDREYREELAKYTKKDIVVGHQAYGYLCKEYGLRQYAIEGLNAESEPTPARMAEIVKFIKENDIKVIFSEKLLSQKVPNAIAAETGVRVEFLNPLGGLTQEEIDSGKEYFTVMRENLEALKKAFE, from the coding sequence ATGAGAAAGAATACAAAAAAGGTGGCTTTTCTGGTTGCATGTCTGGTATTTCTCATTACGGGCTGTTTTGGCAACTCAAAGGTGGGAGAGCGAAAGGACAGTGATAAAATCAATGTATATGCCAGTTTTTATACCATGTATGATTTTGCAAATAAAATAGGCGGCGACAGGATTAACCTTGTCAATATTATGCCTGCGGGAACGGAACCTCATCACTGGGAACCGTCACCGAAAGATATTCTTGAGATTGAGAAAGCTGACGTGTTTATATATAACGGAGCGGGTATGGAGCCTTGGGTGGAAAAGGTTCTGGGTTCTATAACTAACAAAGAACTTGTGGTGGTTGAAACATCAAAAAATATAGAACTTCTTCGTGGCGGCCACTATCATGATGAAGAAAATGCGGAGGAAGAATCCGACGGTCATGATGACCTTGCATACGACCCTCATGTGTGGTTAAGTCCCAAAAATGCCAAAAAGCAAATGGAAGCAATAAAAGATGCTTTTGTAAAAGCGGATCCTGAAAACAAAGAATATTATGAAAAAAATTTTGAAGACAATGTCAAAAAGCTTGACGATCTTGACAGAGAATACAGAGAAGAACTGGCGAAGTATACAAAAAAGGATATTGTTGTGGGACATCAGGCTTACGGATATTTATGCAAGGAATACGGACTAAGACAGTATGCCATTGAAGGCCTTAATGCGGAATCTGAGCCGACGCCGGCCAGAATGGCTGAAATAGTAAAGTTTATTAAAGAAAATGATATAAAGGTCATATTTTCGGAAAAACTGCTAAGCCAGAAAGTACCGAATGCTATTGCCGCTGAGACAGGAGTTAGGGTGGAATTTTTAAATCCCCTTGGCGGACTTACACAGGAAGAGATTGATTCGGGGAAAGAATATTTTACAGTAATGAGGGAAAATCTGGAGGCGTTAAAAAAGGCTTTTGAATAA
- a CDS encoding metal ABC transporter ATP-binding protein, which produces MGKVIEVNDLSFGYGERLIFKNVGFSVEKGDFVGIIGPNGSGKSTLIKLLLRQLKPIKGQIKLLGQDIEKFDQWNKIGYVAQKANSFNTSFPATVEEVVSANLFPKIGLFKRIKNKHRELVYKALETVGMEEYKDRLIGNLSGGQQQRVFIARALVSEPELIFLDEPTVGIDSESEGALYCLLGRLNQEKKITIVMVTHDIGAVIVHTNKIAYVGDKGLVMNENTKDFVKNNLGGVYGYDVNFHANRHCCTNCWKKGAV; this is translated from the coding sequence ATGGGAAAAGTTATAGAGGTAAATGATTTAAGTTTCGGTTACGGGGAGAGGCTCATATTTAAAAACGTGGGCTTTTCCGTTGAAAAAGGGGATTTTGTCGGAATTATAGGTCCCAACGGTTCAGGGAAAAGCACTCTTATAAAACTGCTTTTGCGGCAGCTTAAGCCGATTAAAGGCCAAATCAAGCTTTTAGGCCAGGATATCGAAAAGTTTGACCAGTGGAACAAGATAGGATATGTTGCCCAAAAAGCAAATTCCTTTAACACCAGTTTCCCCGCAACGGTGGAAGAAGTGGTAAGCGCCAATTTATTCCCCAAAATCGGACTTTTCAAAAGGATAAAAAACAAGCACAGGGAGCTTGTTTACAAAGCGCTCGAAACTGTCGGGATGGAGGAGTATAAAGACCGGCTGATCGGAAATTTGTCGGGCGGACAGCAGCAGAGAGTGTTTATAGCAAGGGCTCTCGTGTCGGAGCCGGAATTGATTTTTTTGGATGAGCCCACCGTAGGGATAGATTCCGAGTCGGAAGGAGCTTTGTACTGTCTTTTGGGGAGGCTCAACCAGGAAAAGAAAATAACAATAGTCATGGTTACTCATGATATCGGAGCTGTTATTGTGCATACAAACAAAATTGCGTACGTGGGAGACAAAGGCCTGGTAATGAACGAAAACACCAAAGATTTTGTGAAAAACAATCTTGGAGGAGTATACGGGTATGATGTGAATTTTCATGCCAACAGGCATTGCTGCACGAACTGCTGGAAGAAAGGAGCTGTATAA
- a CDS encoding metal ABC transporter permease, translating into MFGIFGEDFILNLGFMQRAYFIGMLIAIMAPAIGVIIVLRRQSMIGDSLSHTSLAGVAFGLIAGINPIVGATLFSITAALGIEKIRRAFPKYAEVSIAVIMSTGIGLAGVLSGYVKSGFSLSSYLFGSIIAISDFELCVIVVLSAVVIVTFAALFKELFFITFDEEAARLAGVPVKMINFVFAVLTAVTIAVSSRIVGTLVISSLLVLPPASAMQIAKSFKQTIVYSLLYGIFSIVTGLTLSFYLDMVPGGTIVLISVICLVLTLVYKNLVKGLIAKKVLTGTN; encoded by the coding sequence ATGTTTGGCATTTTCGGTGAGGACTTCATTTTGAATCTGGGATTTATGCAAAGGGCATATTTTATTGGTATGCTTATAGCCATAATGGCACCTGCCATCGGAGTGATAATAGTCTTAAGAAGACAGTCCATGATAGGAGATTCCCTTTCCCATACTTCTCTTGCAGGCGTGGCTTTCGGCTTGATTGCCGGCATCAATCCCATAGTCGGAGCAACTTTGTTTTCAATAACTGCGGCATTGGGAATAGAGAAAATCAGAAGAGCTTTCCCAAAATATGCCGAAGTGTCGATAGCTGTTATTATGTCCACGGGAATTGGACTTGCAGGAGTATTGTCCGGTTATGTAAAAAGCGGATTTTCCTTGTCTTCCTATTTGTTTGGAAGCATTATTGCAATATCTGATTTTGAGCTTTGCGTTATAGTTGTTTTGAGCGCCGTGGTAATAGTGACTTTTGCAGCATTGTTTAAAGAACTGTTTTTCATAACCTTTGATGAAGAGGCCGCAAGACTTGCCGGAGTGCCTGTTAAAATGATTAACTTTGTTTTTGCCGTTCTTACGGCAGTGACAATTGCGGTGTCTTCCAGGATAGTGGGCACTTTGGTTATATCCTCGCTTTTAGTTCTTCCTCCTGCTTCAGCGATGCAGATAGCAAAAAGCTTTAAACAGACAATTGTTTATTCTTTGTTGTACGGAATTTTTTCCATAGTAACGGGCCTTACTCTTTCTTTCTATCTGGACATGGTTCCCGGCGGTACAATAGTGCTGATAAGCGTGATTTGTCTTGTATTAACCCTTGTTTATAAGAATCTGGTTAAAGGATTGATTGCAAAAAAGGTATTAACCGGGACAAATTAA
- the htpG gene encoding molecular chaperone HtpG — translation MNRESGCISIHTENIFPIIKKWLYSEKDIFIRELVSNGSDAISKLKKLVSIGEAEVDGNEKYYIKVVVDKEKKTLQIIDNGIGMTGEEVKKYINQIAFSGIKDFVEKYKDKGEEAQIIGHFGLGFYSAFMVSSKVQIDTLSYQKGAQAVRWISTSGIEYEMEDSDRTERGTTVTLYIAEDSEEFLDFYKVRETLVKYFSFLPYEIYLEDANAAKEDKKEGGDNEEKKAEEPKPINDTNPLWLKNPKDCTEQEYKDFYKKVFFDFNDPLFWIHLNMDYPFNLKGILYFPKLRNEIDNFDGKIKLFCNQVFVAENIKEVIPEFLMLLKGTIDCPDLPLNVSRSFLQNDGYVNKISNHITKKVADKLISIFENERESYNKYWDDINPFVKFGCIKEKKFYERVKDIIIFKTTGGEYVTLKDYLERNKDKHENKVFYVTDEKQQAQYIKMFKDNNMEAVMMNTVIDTHFIQFMEMNNSGVKFLRIDADLSESMKDKENNVDENSQKEISEALEKMFKESLNNDKLRIKVEALKSSALPGMILISEQARRIQEMSRWYGGFNLEGLYAEEETLVLNSNSGLIKSLLNLKDKEDRKEDVKLICEHIYDLAKMSHKQLEPDDMTKFIERSNSLLTKLASGL, via the coding sequence ATGAATCGTGAAAGTGGTTGCATATCTATCCATACGGAGAACATATTTCCTATTATAAAGAAATGGCTGTATTCGGAAAAAGATATTTTTATTCGTGAATTGGTTTCCAACGGCAGTGACGCAATAAGTAAGCTGAAGAAGCTGGTATCCATTGGAGAGGCGGAAGTTGACGGCAATGAAAAATATTATATAAAGGTTGTTGTAGACAAGGAAAAAAAGACTCTTCAGATAATTGACAACGGTATCGGAATGACCGGGGAAGAGGTAAAAAAATATATAAATCAGATTGCGTTTTCAGGAATAAAGGATTTTGTTGAAAAGTACAAGGATAAAGGCGAAGAAGCCCAGATTATCGGACATTTCGGTCTGGGATTTTATTCCGCTTTTATGGTTTCAAGCAAAGTCCAGATTGACACCCTGTCCTATCAGAAAGGTGCACAGGCTGTAAGGTGGATAAGCACAAGCGGTATTGAATATGAAATGGAGGACTCTGACAGAACGGAAAGGGGAACTACCGTAACTCTTTATATTGCGGAAGACAGTGAAGAATTCCTTGATTTTTACAAGGTAAGGGAAACCCTTGTAAAATATTTCTCATTCCTTCCTTATGAAATATATTTGGAGGATGCAAATGCAGCAAAGGAAGACAAAAAGGAAGGCGGAGATAATGAGGAGAAAAAGGCGGAAGAACCAAAGCCTATAAACGATACAAATCCGCTTTGGCTGAAGAACCCAAAGGATTGTACCGAGCAGGAATACAAGGACTTTTACAAAAAAGTATTCTTTGACTTTAATGATCCCTTGTTCTGGATTCACCTTAATATGGATTATCCTTTTAACCTGAAAGGAATTCTTTATTTCCCGAAGCTCAGAAACGAGATTGATAATTTTGACGGAAAAATCAAGCTTTTCTGCAATCAGGTTTTCGTTGCGGAGAATATTAAGGAAGTCATTCCGGAGTTTTTGATGCTCCTTAAAGGTACGATTGACTGTCCAGATCTTCCTCTTAATGTATCAAGAAGCTTTTTGCAAAATGACGGCTACGTAAACAAAATTTCTAACCACATTACAAAGAAGGTTGCGGACAAACTTATTTCAATATTTGAGAATGAGAGAGAAAGCTACAACAAATACTGGGATGATATAAATCCGTTTGTTAAATTCGGATGCATAAAGGAAAAGAAGTTTTATGAAAGGGTAAAGGATATAATTATCTTTAAGACGACGGGCGGAGAATATGTGACACTGAAGGATTATCTTGAACGCAATAAAGACAAGCATGAGAACAAGGTATTCTATGTAACTGATGAAAAACAGCAGGCACAGTATATAAAGATGTTTAAGGATAATAATATGGAAGCTGTTATGATGAATACGGTAATAGACACTCACTTCATACAGTTTATGGAAATGAATAACAGCGGTGTCAAGTTCCTGCGCATAGATGCCGACTTGAGTGAAAGTATGAAAGATAAAGAAAACAATGTGGATGAAAATTCACAAAAGGAGATTTCAGAAGCCCTTGAAAAGATGTTTAAAGAAAGTCTCAATAATGACAAGCTCAGAATAAAAGTTGAGGCTTTGAAATCTTCGGCATTGCCGGGAATGATTCTGATTAGTGAACAGGCAAGAAGGATACAGGAGATGAGCAGGTGGTACGGAGGATTTAATTTGGAAGGACTTTACGCAGAGGAAGAAACCCTTGTTTTAAACAGCAACAGCGGTTTGATCAAATCCCTTCTGAATCTTAAGGACAAAGAGGACAGAAAAGAGGATGTCAAACTTATATGCGAACATATTTATGACCTTGCAAAAATGAGCCATAAGCAGCTCGAACCGGATGACATGACAAAGTTTATTGAAAGGAGCAATTCATTGCTTACAAAGCTTGCTTCCGGTCTGTAA